The proteins below come from a single Thalassotalea ponticola genomic window:
- a CDS encoding DUF885 domain-containing protein, whose amino-acid sequence MKKHLLASAVVLALTACSEPSSQKNNPPQSEIAPAVQNDNQASAVDSAQINQQFSQFASDLIDQLWQRNPGYAVYVGYYKYDDQLSVPSADKLNRDVAIAKQQLAKLNEFDVNALNTNNASDYYILKNHLESQVFSVEELKSHQWDPSSYNVAGVFGVILNTEYKPMEERLRTIYRRMQSIKDYYQAAQQNITTPTIPHTELAISQNQGTINLFDGALKQAVEQSNLSEQEKADFAVAIDQSVTAINDYISFLQNTLSDIKQDGTAKDFRIGESLYEKKFKLDIYSGLTAKQLYQKAVAEKARVHTEMIKLTEQLWPKYFAEQAMPEDKLIAVKQLIDHLSVKHVERDNFVAAIKAQIPELEKFVMEKNLIEMDPDKPLVVRETPEYMRGFAGASISAPGPYDSGANTYYNVTPLDDFNDEQAESYLREYNHWILQILNIHEAVPGHYTQLVHSNKSKSLVKSIFGNGAMVEGWAVYTERMMLEQGYGDYESELWLMYYKWNLRVIMNSIIDYAIQVKGIGEQEALDMMINEAFQQQAEAQGKWRRATLSQVQLTSYFTGYSEIYDLREELKQKMGNDFDLADFHNTFLSYGSAPVPIIRQMMLADQP is encoded by the coding sequence ATGAAAAAACACTTATTAGCAAGCGCCGTTGTATTAGCGCTGACAGCGTGCTCAGAGCCGAGCAGCCAAAAAAACAATCCACCACAATCAGAAATCGCACCAGCAGTGCAAAACGACAACCAAGCCAGTGCTGTTGACTCTGCACAAATCAACCAACAATTTAGTCAATTTGCATCTGATCTTATCGATCAACTCTGGCAACGCAACCCGGGTTATGCGGTATACGTCGGGTACTACAAATACGACGATCAGTTATCGGTACCAAGTGCTGACAAACTCAATCGAGATGTGGCGATTGCCAAACAGCAACTTGCCAAGCTCAACGAGTTTGACGTCAACGCATTAAACACCAACAATGCCAGTGACTATTACATTTTAAAAAACCACTTAGAATCACAAGTATTTAGTGTTGAAGAATTAAAAAGCCATCAATGGGACCCTTCGTCCTATAACGTCGCTGGCGTATTTGGGGTGATTTTAAATACCGAATACAAGCCGATGGAAGAGCGCTTGCGCACTATCTATCGTCGCATGCAGTCTATTAAGGACTACTATCAAGCGGCTCAGCAAAATATCACAACGCCAACCATTCCTCATACCGAGTTGGCGATCAGCCAAAACCAAGGCACCATCAACCTGTTTGACGGCGCACTGAAACAAGCGGTTGAACAATCGAACTTATCAGAACAAGAAAAGGCAGATTTTGCCGTCGCCATAGACCAGTCAGTCACTGCGATAAACGACTACATCAGCTTTTTACAAAATACGCTGAGCGACATAAAACAAGACGGCACAGCCAAAGATTTTCGCATTGGTGAGTCTCTGTACGAGAAAAAGTTTAAGCTCGACATATATTCAGGATTGACGGCCAAGCAGTTATATCAAAAAGCTGTCGCAGAAAAAGCGCGCGTTCACACCGAGATGATCAAGCTAACCGAGCAGCTGTGGCCTAAGTACTTTGCCGAACAGGCCATGCCCGAAGACAAACTCATTGCGGTAAAACAACTGATTGATCACCTATCAGTTAAACACGTAGAGCGCGATAACTTTGTAGCGGCGATAAAAGCACAAATTCCCGAGCTCGAAAAGTTTGTCATGGAGAAAAACCTGATCGAGATGGACCCTGACAAACCCTTGGTTGTGCGTGAAACTCCGGAATATATGCGCGGTTTTGCCGGTGCCTCAATTAGTGCTCCAGGACCATACGACAGCGGTGCAAATACCTATTACAACGTTACCCCGTTAGATGACTTCAACGACGAACAAGCCGAAAGTTATTTGCGCGAGTACAACCATTGGATTTTACAAATCTTAAATATTCACGAAGCCGTACCTGGACATTACACTCAATTAGTGCACAGCAATAAATCGAAATCATTAGTAAAATCTATTTTCGGCAATGGTGCTATGGTCGAAGGCTGGGCTGTTTATACCGAACGGATGATGTTAGAACAGGGCTATGGCGATTACGAATCTGAACTGTGGTTAATGTATTACAAATGGAACTTGCGCGTGATCATGAACTCAATCATTGATTACGCCATTCAAGTCAAAGGCATTGGCGAACAGGAGGCGCTGGACATGATGATCAACGAAGCGTTCCAACAACAAGCCGAAGCTCAAGGTAAATGGCGCCGTGCCACCTTATCACAAGTACAGCTGACCAGTTATTTTACCGGTTACTCAGAAATTTACGATCTGCGTGAGGAGCTGAAGCAAAAAATGGGCAACGACTTTGACCTTGCCGACTTCCACAATACATTTTTGAGTTACGGCAGTGCGCCAGTACCGATTATTCGTCAAATGATGTTGGCTGACCAACCGTAG
- a CDS encoding DUF3010 family protein, translating to MRVCGVEIKGDDAIVCLVVLENGLYDIPYLRVPKISLQKGTDAEHIRKFQFTFAKLVEDYKIDTVVIKERATKGKFAGGSQGFKMEAAIQLIDDLDVQLVRANVINEKLKKAQVSIDFRDTGLKQYQQSAFETAFTFFNP from the coding sequence ATGCGAGTTTGTGGCGTTGAAATAAAAGGCGATGATGCCATTGTATGTTTGGTTGTGTTGGAAAACGGCTTATACGACATACCCTATTTAAGGGTGCCAAAAATCAGCTTGCAAAAAGGTACTGACGCGGAGCATATCCGCAAGTTCCAGTTCACTTTTGCCAAGTTAGTCGAAGACTATAAAATAGACACCGTGGTGATTAAGGAGCGAGCGACCAAAGGTAAATTTGCGGGTGGTTCACAAGGCTTCAAAATGGAAGCTGCTATCCAACTCATCGACGATTTAGATGTTCAGTTAGTACGCGCAAATGTCATTAATGAAAAGCTAAAAAAAGCGCAAGTATCCATTGATTTTCGCGATACCGGATTAAAGCAGTATCAACAATCGGCATTTGAAACTGCGTTTACGTTTTTTAACCCATAA